AGGTAGCCTATCACGTATTGGATCCTAAGCAGCTTACAAATGATAATCACCGCAGTCGCGACACCAAATATTGCGCAGATATTAATAAGAATATGATGCTGCATATTTTAGGTTTTGGGAGTTTGCAGCACATCGTGCCATTCGGTTTTACGTTGCATAAGGGCTCGTGCAAAAGGGCATTGCGGAATTATCTTTACCTCGTTGCGTCTTGCGAGATCCACGATCAGTTCCAGCAGGCGCAGTCCCAGCATGGGATTAGTATTGTTATCGGCAATGATCGTATGTTCAATCACGATATTTTCCCTCTCGTCGAGCACGTAGGTCATCGTACCCATGCGCTCTCGAGATTCCTTGGCCAGTGCGTACCCCTTTTTTTCCTGTTCCCGCAGTAAAATTTGCATAAAGAAGGTTTCGGTGGGGTAAATCTAGTAAAAACAGCATCTATGTGCCTAGAATTGATTGGACAAGTTCAGAGCAGGTTCTTAGGAGAATTGCTCATAGAGTTTACGCTTTCGCGAAAGCGGAATACCAAAACATATCTTATAAAGGAAAAAACCTAGACTACATATATCTATACCTTGATCACATATCAATGAACCTCAACGAACAACTGAAATTTTGCAGCAATTTAAAACTGGAACTACGACTTTGAAGAGGACTTGTTTACTCTTTAACTAATGCCTAATTAGAGTTTGAAAACAGCTTTCCCCATTTCCAACAGGATGTGAATGCCGGCGCCGGGAAACGCGATAGAGAATTAATGAGCGAGCGCATGAAGAAAGGCAGTGACACCTCAGTCCCCACTTGGCGTATCTTATAAAACGTCGTGATCGTGATCTTTGCGGCGGTGTGAATAGGTGGCAGACTTGTTAAACATGCAAAAGAGGAAAAAAGGCAAGAAGAGCAGATGGAATATATCAATAAGATAATCCGCCAACAAACGGCAGAATCAAAAACAAGAGCGAAAGAAATGAATAGTCTTTCCAAAAACGAGATCAGGAGTTTAGGGGGTCAACATCCAGATTTCTTTAAAATTTTATTTCTGATTAAGCGTCTATTGAAATCACTGTTGGTTTATACAGCTTTCCCTCATTTCAGATTGAAGAATCTGCTCCTGGTTGCCTAAGCCAACAATTTTTAAGTGACTTCTGAGAAATATGAAACTCAATCGGCAGTAAACCCTGCGCAGAGCTGGCAAAGCCGTCAATATGGCTCACATAGTAACTTCCCGTTATTGCCTTTTTCAGGAGCTAGAATTTTGAACCTTGATGACCAGAGTAATGATGGAAACAAGAGTTTTAATTTCACCTATCCGTTCATGTCCTTCCAGCGTCATCGTCATACAGAAGTTATTAAGAGCGGTGATTATACCTACTTTGTAACCATCAGCGCCAGACGGGACGATTACAGGAAACTGGAAAAGTATTTAAATTACTATTTGAAGAAAAGGGAGTGAAGGCACCGGACATAAATTCTAAAAACCTCAAGATTTATGACAGCTTGAGGTTTCTAGTTTGTTTTGAGAATTTTACTTTCCAACAATGTGCAACTCATTGAAGTTTTTATCTACATACATGGTTTGTGAAGCAATGTCATAACGCAATTCATCCAGATCCATCTTCACGTTATCAACCTCGACAAAATCAATTTCAAAAGGCAAGCCGATGAAATTAAATCGTACTGTTTCATACTCGGTAATGAACTTACCATCTTTGAATTGAGAGATTACGATCTCTTTCTCTTTACCTTTAAAAGAGAGGTTGCGTAAACTGTACCTACCTTTTTTATAATCGTAACCATCGTTTGCATCTTCATAGATGATGCTTTTTTCTGATCCAAGCTTGAAATAGGTGTCCAGCGTCAAAAACTCGATGTTTTTCTCTCCTACATACTGCTGCACAGGGTATCGAGGAATAATGGAACCGGATTTCACAAACAGTGGAATCTCATCGATATCAGCATCTACCCATTCCTCTCGACCGCCGTTTACAATTTTACGTGTCCAGTAGTTATACCACTCCCCTCTCGGGATGTACATCCTACGACCTTTGGCATTAGGTTCTTGAACTGGACAGACAAGGATCTTATCACCAAATAAGAACTCGTCGTTGCGGTAATGAGTTTGTGAATCTTCCTGATCATAAACAAATAGAGATTTGAGCATCGGGATGCCCTCCTCTGCATATTGCCAGAACATGGTATATAGATAGGGCAGCAGTTTGTATCGCAATTCTACAAACTTGCGGGTAATGTTTGTGACATTTTCATCAAAGGTCCAAGGCTCTTGATCGCCGTGGTCACCGCTAGAATGCACTCTACAAAATGGATGAAAAACGCCTAGAGCTATCCATCTAGCAAAAAGCTCACCCGTAGGCTGCTCTGCAAAACCGCCTATGTCTGAGCCGGCAAAACCCATCCCAGAAAGAGACATGCGCTGTGCTTGGATATTGGCAATACTTAAGTGTTCCCAAGTTGCCACATTATCGCCAAACCAGCTAGAGGTATAACGTTGTGTCCCTGAATATGCTGATCTTGTGATAACAAACGGCCTTTTGGGATAGATGTATTTTTTTACACCTTCATAGGTTGCGCGCGCCATTTGAGCTCCATAAATGTTGTGGGCTTTTCTATGCGAGCAGGGATGCCCATCAAAATCATGGCGCACATCATCTGGAAAAGTCTTGTTAGGCACTTCCATCACCGCTGGCTCGTTCATATCGTTCCATATTCCGGAGAGCTTATTATCTGCAATAAGACCTTTGAAAAGTCCAGCCCACCACTCGCGTACCTCAGGATTTGTATAATCTGGGAAGTAGCACTGTCCCGGCCATACCTTGCCTTTCATAAAAGGACCATCTGCACGTTTACAGAAATAGTCTTTTTCCATGGCCTCTTTATAGACACTATATTCTGGATCTACTTTGATACCTGGATCGATGATCGCAATGGTTTTAAACCCATCCGCTTTTAGGTCGGCAATCATTTGAGTGGGATTGGGAAACTTCTCGTTATCCCAAGTAAAACACCTAAATCCATCCATATAATCAATATCCAGATAGATCGCATCGCAGGGAATTTGCAACTCGCGGAATTTGGCTGCAATCTCCTTCACATTACTTTCTGGATAATACGACCATTTACACTGGTGGTAGCCCAGCGCCCAAAGCGGTGGCATCTCAGGTTTACCGGTAAGCTCTGTATAAGCACTTACCACACTTTCAACCTGTGGACCATAAATAAAATAATAATCCATATTACCTCCATGAGCCCAGAAACTCGTTACATGATGGCGCTCTTGTGCAAAGTCAAAAAAGCTGCGGAATGTATTGTCAAAGAAGATACCGTAAGCCACCTTGTTTTGAAGACCTATATAAAACGGAATGTTTTTATAAAGTGGATCAGTATGTTTTCCAAAAGCATATTGATCGGTTCCCCAAAGCTCAAAGCGCTTGGCACGCATATTATTATCGGCTGGTTTATCGCCTAGACCATAATAGCTCTCTCCCGGTTGAGCTTTTTTAGACATTTTAACCACCTCGCCTCCATTCTCGTAACTTTCTTCAAAATGAAAACCGAGTTCATCCTCGCAAATAATTTTTCCATTTAGGTCAAATATGCGAGATCTTAAATCAGATTTATTGATCTTACAAACCACTTTTGACGTTGTGATCTGGTAAAAGGAATGGTGTTCTTCAACTTCAAGTTTGTTGTAACCACGGTTAGTATCTTCATCTACAGCATAAGAAAAATCGGGCATCATGGTCCCGCCAGTCCCGTAAGTAAATCGTAAAACGCTGTCTCTAAAGACCTGTAATCGCAAGATCACACCATTATCTGAATGAAAATGAATGGTATCTACCACATGATCATATCCCGTCACCTTCCCTGGGAACTGATTTCCCGACCTACTTACTTCTGTATTGGTAATCATAAAACAATGAATTTCTTATAGTTAGCAACTTTATGCTGCCCTTATAAAGCTCGCGTAAAGTAAAAAAAATCAGATCAAATCCTAGAAACTGGTGCGATTACTTACGCTAGCGTTATCGTAGGTTTTAATCTGATTTTAAAAAGGAATAGCTGGTTGGAAAGTTTGTGGGTGGTTACGCTTTCGCGAAAGCGGAAACGTTAAAAATCTTACCTATCAGAAACAAATTATTTAATTGGATACTCATCAAAAATGGCGTTAACTAATTGTGTCATGGTTTGAGTGGTGCCACTATCGTAAATACTGGTGTTGCTTAACCCCTTCCACACGGTCTCATTTGAAGCGCTCGACCAGTTGAACGTTAATGGTCCCTTCTTTATAATTGTAAGTATCTGTATTATATCTCACAACAGTTGGGACTGTATTATTTCCTTGGTAATAAAAATTGTTGTAGTATGATTTGACTCGCAAGCCTGACCGATTATATGCTCCATAACGTGCATAGACTGGATCAGTATCAGTCTCTGTGTTTTCATACTCCTTTGTGCTGACCAGAATTAATAAATCGGGATCTGAGCGATCTAAACGATATCCCGCGTCCATCATGCGTTCATTAATCTTCTGTATCACAAGTGTATTGACTTTATCATTTTGAGATTGATCGGGCATATGAATGGCTGCATTAGGCAAATAGGAAAAAGTGCTGTACTTATTGAGGTTGTCACCGGTAGGTTTTATAGCAGGATATGAAATAACGACATCGACAAAAATTTGAAAGATTTCATATATTTTATTTCAAAGTATCGATGAACGGTTATGTTTTTTTTAGTAAGGACATCATTAAATTAAAATCTACGAGATGCTAAGGCTTTCTTTCTATATCTAAGGATCAGAAGGATATTTTATTGTAAATTGATATTCTCTTGAGTTGCCGTTGATATGGTACTACTTCCCTAATCGCTGGGAAGTAGTCGACTGACACTTCTTTTAACAATATTTTAAAGTATTATTGTAGCTATAAATTCAACTTCAAAAGAAGATCATGAACAAGTTTCACTCTAGAATCCTTTTAGGAATTTTTGCTTTACTAATTATTCAATCTTGTAGTGATGATGATGATATTAGCATCCCAGAACCTGAAACAGCTGAGGCCTATGATGCTGAGGTCGTTACAGAATGGTATGACCTCATCGCAACACTCACCACTGAAACCGTAGGTTACACACCACCAGTGGCAGCTCGTGCCTTTGGCTACACGGGTGTCGCTCTTTATGAATCTGTGCAATATGGTATGCCAGATCATGCCTCATTATCTGGAAAAATTACAGATTTTGACCCGGTAATGTCTAACGTTGAAGGAAAAGAAATCTATTGGCCACTTGTTGCTAATGCGACACTTGCCGAAATGGTCAAGTATTTTTACAACAACGCTACATCTGAAAGGTATCAAGCCGTACTTGATCTAGAAACACGATTTAATGATCAGTT
This genomic interval from Nonlabens spongiae contains the following:
- a CDS encoding N-acetyltransferase, yielding MQILLREQEKKGYALAKESRERMGTMTYVLDERENIVIEHTIIADNNTNPMLGLRLLELIVDLARRNEVKIIPQCPFARALMQRKTEWHDVLQTPKT
- a CDS encoding DUF4136 domain-containing protein; protein product: MYEIFQIFVDVVISYPAIKPTGDNLNKYSTFSYLPNAAIHMPDQSQNDKVNTLVIQKINERMMDAGYRLDRSDPDLLILVSTKEYENTETDTDPVYARYGAYNRSGLRVKSYYNNFYYQGNNTVPTVVRYNTDTYNYKEGTINVQLVERFK
- a CDS encoding glycoside hydrolase family 31 protein: MITNTEVSRSGNQFPGKVTGYDHVVDTIHFHSDNGVILRLQVFRDSVLRFTYGTGGTMMPDFSYAVDEDTNRGYNKLEVEEHHSFYQITTSKVVCKINKSDLRSRIFDLNGKIICEDELGFHFEESYENGGEVVKMSKKAQPGESYYGLGDKPADNNMRAKRFELWGTDQYAFGKHTDPLYKNIPFYIGLQNKVAYGIFFDNTFRSFFDFAQERHHVTSFWAHGGNMDYYFIYGPQVESVVSAYTELTGKPEMPPLWALGYHQCKWSYYPESNVKEIAAKFRELQIPCDAIYLDIDYMDGFRCFTWDNEKFPNPTQMIADLKADGFKTIAIIDPGIKVDPEYSVYKEAMEKDYFCKRADGPFMKGKVWPGQCYFPDYTNPEVREWWAGLFKGLIADNKLSGIWNDMNEPAVMEVPNKTFPDDVRHDFDGHPCSHRKAHNIYGAQMARATYEGVKKYIYPKRPFVITRSAYSGTQRYTSSWFGDNVATWEHLSIANIQAQRMSLSGMGFAGSDIGGFAEQPTGELFARWIALGVFHPFCRVHSSGDHGDQEPWTFDENVTNITRKFVELRYKLLPYLYTMFWQYAEEGIPMLKSLFVYDQEDSQTHYRNDEFLFGDKILVCPVQEPNAKGRRMYIPRGEWYNYWTRKIVNGGREEWVDADIDEIPLFVKSGSIIPRYPVQQYVGEKNIEFLTLDTYFKLGSEKSIIYEDANDGYDYKKGRYSLRNLSFKGKEKEIVISQFKDGKFITEYETVRFNFIGLPFEIDFVEVDNVKMDLDELRYDIASQTMYVDKNFNELHIVGK